The Vitis vinifera cultivar Pinot Noir 40024 chromosome 12, ASM3070453v1 genome has a segment encoding these proteins:
- the LOC104880849 gene encoding protein ACCELERATED CELL DEATH 6 produces MEEYWKGGIFIPSPPLLLNFVWVWVRVEYISGYNRPLITMTEGTGPAATLWAEVGVDSSRGRSIVTGTHGGFMDRDLYKQASRGDVNGFTQVLDKISRETNLHRSEILEQVSPQRNTCLHIAANFGHRDLARFIVKECRHLIAEKNSKGDTALHIAARKNDSTLVKIVLDSCHSGGGESWDIEKAEPLLLRIVNEEKNTALHEALINHFEEIAIVFIKADPQVAYYPNKEGKSPLYLAAEAGCMDVVKVIEKYAVEEDMKYYRDLKGKPAVHGAVAGRSLEMLKKILAMEHGPHQTDEDGKTPIHCAASLGFLEGVCYLLQQPTSSGIYQWDSSGFCPIHIACMRGHVAIVKELLIFSFDSRELLSNHGWNILHVAARHGRDNVVSFLLKEKETEKLINEKDNEGNTPLHLAAMHGHPKVVNTLTWDKRVHLNLPDSIGMTALDLATKHLVESTPSFYKTLTWFALKSAGAEKGESSIEDEHNRKTKPRSLERSKDWVNTLLLVATLVATVTFAAGFTMPGGYNNSDPSQGMAVMLMVKQFPAFVISNNIAMYSSLIVVLILIWTQVGDFGLVLTALKLATPLLGLALAAMSLAFITGVYLVVSDLHWLANLVCIMGGICLVPIIALYVSFLLLGSYRNRIIRYICYYPFCLMIFLAGTVEPVLHSR; encoded by the exons ATGGAGGAATATTGGAAAGGAGGCATATTCATACCATCTCCTCCTCTCCTCTTAAACTTTGTTTGGGTGTGGGTGAGGGTTGAGTACATCTCTGGCTACAATCGGCCATTAATCACAATGACGGAAGGTACAGGACCGGCAGCGACCCTCTGGGCAGAAGTGGGAGTGGATTCTAGTAGAGGCAGATCCATAGTTACTGGAACTCATGGAGGATTTATGGACCGTGACCTCTACAAGCAGGCATCCCGAGGAGATGTTAATGGCTTCACTCAAGTTTTAGACAAAATCTCTAGGGAAACCAACCTTCATCGCTCAGAAATTCTCGAGCAGGTTAGTCCCCAGCGCAACACATGCCTTCACATAGCTGCAAACTTTGGACACCGTGATCTAGCCCGGTTCATCGTGAAGGAGTGTCGGCACCTTATCGCAGAGAAGAACTCCAAAGGCGACACTGCTCTTCATATTGCTGCtagaaaaaatgattcaacttTGGTTAAGATTGTGCTGGATTCATGCCATTCTGGAGGCGGCGAATCCTGGGATATAGAGAAGGCTGAGCCTTTGTTGCTGAGAATTGTTAACGAAGAGAAAAATACAGCGTTGCATGAGGCGCTGATAAACCATTTCGAGGAGATAGCCATTGTCTTTATTAAGGCTGATCCCCAAGTGGCTTATTATCCGAATAAAGAAGGGAAGTCTCCCTTGTATCTGGCTGCAGAAGCAGGGTGTATGGATGTGGTTAAGGTTATAGAAAAATATGCAGTTGAGGAAGACATGAAATATTACAGAGATCTCAAAGGCAAGCCGGCTGTGCATGGTGCCGTTGCCGGAAGGAGCTTAG AgatgttaaagaaaatattagccATGGAGCACGGCCCCCACCAAACAGATGAGGATGGGAAGACTCCAATTCATTGTGCAGCGTCCCTCGGCTTCCTTGAAGGTGTGTGTTACCTATTACAGCAACCCACCTCCTCCGGTATATACCAATGGGACTCCAGTGGCTTCTGTCCCATTCATATTGCGTGCATGAGAGGTCATGTGGCCATTGTTAAGGAGTTACTCATTTTTTCGTTTGATTCAAGAGAGTTGCTAAGCAACCATGGCTGGAATATTCTCCATGTCGCAGCCAGGCATGGTAGAGACAATGTAGTCAGTTTTCTGCTCAAAGAAAAGGAGACTGAGAAGCTTATAAATGAGAAAGACAATGAAGGGAACACCCCACTACATTTGGCCGCCATGCATGGGCATCCTAAGGTGGTAAACACTTTAACATGGGATAAGAGAGTTCACCTTAATCTTCCTGACAGCATAGGCATGACAGCTTTAGACCTTGCTACAAAGCATCTTGTGGAATCCACTCCTTCATTTTATAAG ACGCTAACTTGGTTTGCATTGAAATCTGCGGGTGCAGAAAAGGGTGAGAGTTCAATAGAGGATGAACACAACCGAAAGACCAAGCCCCGTAGTTTAGAACGCTCCAAAGACTGGGTGAACACTCTTTTACTGGTGGCGACGCTTGTTGCCACCGTGACATTTGCTGCCGGTTTCACAATGCCTGGCGGCTACAACAACTCTGATCCCAGCCAAGGTATGGCAGTCATGCTGATGGTAAAACAGTTCCCGGCCTTCGTTATAAGCAATAATATAGCCATGTACAGCTCCCTCATCGTGGTCCTCATCCTCATCTGGACACAAGTCGGAGATTTCGGTCTGGTTCTCACAGCCCTGAAATTGGCCACCCCACTGTTGGGACTTGCGCTTGCTGCAATGTCGTTGGCCTTCATAACAGGTGTTTACCTGGTGGTGAGTGATCTTCATTGGCTAGCCAATCTTGTTTGCATTATGGGGGGTATCTGCCTTGTCCCCATCATAGCGCTCTATGTTTCATTCTTACTCCTGGGTTCCTATCGCAATCGTATCATCCGTTACATCTGTTACTACCCTTTTTGTCTAATGATATTTCTAGCTGGAACCGTAGAACCAGTGCTTCACTCTCGTTGA